In Arcobacter sp. F2176, the following proteins share a genomic window:
- the glyQ gene encoding glycine--tRNA ligase subunit alpha: MITFSQLLLKLQQFWAEQGCNIVQPYDIPAGAGTFHPATLLRSLDSTPWSTAYVAPSRRPTDGRYGENPNRLGAYYQFQVLIKPSPDNIQDLYLQSLEYLGLDVSKHDIRFVEDNWESPTLGAWGLGWEVWLDGMEVTQFTYFQQVGGIACDPVAVEITYGTERLAMYLQEVDSVFDIVWNENEHGKTTYADVHKEAEYEFSKYNFEVANVDMLFKHFDDAFNECKSCLAHGLPLPAYDQCMIASHAFNTLDARKAISVTERQNYILKVRELSQGCALLYKEQEQDRLKRIGK; encoded by the coding sequence ATGATTACATTTTCACAACTTCTTTTAAAATTACAACAATTTTGGGCAGAGCAAGGTTGCAATATTGTTCAGCCTTATGATATACCAGCAGGAGCTGGGACATTTCATCCTGCAACACTATTAAGAAGTTTAGACTCAACACCTTGGAGTACAGCATATGTAGCACCAAGCAGAAGACCAACTGATGGAAGATATGGAGAAAACCCAAATAGATTAGGGGCTTACTATCAATTTCAAGTTTTAATCAAACCAAGTCCAGATAATATCCAAGATTTATATTTACAATCTTTAGAATATTTAGGTTTAGATGTTTCTAAACATGATATTAGATTCGTAGAAGATAACTGGGAATCTCCCACATTAGGAGCTTGGGGACTTGGATGGGAAGTTTGGCTTGATGGTATGGAAGTTACTCAATTCACATACTTCCAACAAGTAGGTGGAATAGCTTGTGATCCAGTTGCCGTTGAAATTACATACGGTACTGAGAGATTAGCTATGTATTTACAAGAGGTTGATTCTGTATTTGATATAGTTTGGAATGAAAATGAACATGGCAAAACAACATATGCAGATGTTCATAAAGAAGCAGAATATGAATTTTCTAAATATAATTTTGAAGTAGCAAATGTAGATATGCTATTTAAACATTTTGATGATGCTTTTAATGAGTGTAAGTCATGTTTAGCGCACGGACTTCCTCTTCCTGCATATGATCAATGCATGATAGCAAGTCATGCTTTTAATACACTTGATGCAAGAAAAGCAATATCTGTAACTGAGAGACAAAATTATATTTTAAAAGTGCGAGAACTTTCACAAGGTTGTGCTTTATTATATAAAGAACAAGAGCAAGATAGATTAAAAAGAATTGGAAAATAA
- the purE gene encoding 5-(carboxyamino)imidazole ribonucleotide mutase, with amino-acid sequence MNFVSIIMGSKSDYEIMKNCAETLEQFNVQYEMIISSAHRSPERTKTYIKEAEEKGAIAFIAAAGMAAHLAGALASATTKPVIGVPMKGGAMDGMDAMLSTVQMPSGMPVATVALGKAGAINAAYLAIQILAITDKELAIKLKEDRIVKSKAVEVDSKSIEVLI; translated from the coding sequence ATGAATTTTGTTTCTATTATTATGGGTAGTAAATCTGACTATGAAATTATGAAAAACTGTGCTGAAACATTGGAGCAATTCAATGTTCAATATGAAATGATAATCTCTTCTGCACATAGATCTCCTGAGAGAACTAAAACTTACATTAAAGAAGCTGAAGAGAAAGGTGCAATAGCATTTATTGCTGCTGCTGGAATGGCTGCACACCTTGCTGGTGCATTAGCTTCTGCTACAACTAAGCCTGTTATTGGAGTACCTATGAAAGGTGGTGCAATGGATGGTATGGATGCTATGCTTTCAACTGTTCAAATGCCTTCAGGAATGCCTGTTGCTACCGTTGCTTTAGGAAAAGCTGGAGCTATTAATGCTGCATACCTAGCTATTCAAATCTTAGCAATTACAGATAAAGAACTTGCTATAAAATTAAAAGAAGATAGAATAGTAAAAAGTAAAGCTGTAGAAGTTGATTCTAAAAGTATAGAAGTACTAATATAG
- a CDS encoding acyl-[ACP]--phospholipid O-acyltransferase — MIGKINNLVVIKFAFLFVVFCNVVVDIAHKIFLQNIAFKIFDGSTQVIWISIINALILIPYVLLFTLSGYLSDKYNKKNILIYGAVSSFSLSILMIFAYAISNFYLAMFVLVLLATQSAIYSPAKFGLILDIYGKKNLSSGNSALQAISIIAILFSIAGASYFFEGFYNSKHLELLSTKEELLYAILPLTYYILPVAFLEMFVSFLVLRRVNTYYKRDEELSLNKSELLKGKLLGKNIKVLSSNSVIFLSVIGLSVFWGISQGMMAVFPSFAKEYLNVTDVFVINAVIGVSGIGIAIGSILYSRISKHYIEVGTIPLSALGMATTIYTATIAQSPFLIGVSFFIFGIFGGMFVVPLNALIQFNAKKKILGTILAGNNWFHSVSMFLMLCMTTVVSFYNLDPLNTIYLILFITIVGTAYTVIKLPQSLILLFLKSVIGLKYKLEVSGIKNIPSSGGVLLLGNHVSWIDWAVVLMSVPREVKFVMHKPIYEKWYLNWILKMFKAIPIGITGSKNTIKIIANELDKGSIVVLFPEGGITRNGHLGEFKKGFEKILELTTSDVRVVPFYIRGLWETVFSRASKKYKKSSKVNSVTISFGKRVKKEKANVISVKQEIVNLSTIAWQEHINNLAPLNEVIFDRLKSVSSEMIFADSTGVNLSGNKFLTASILFKNLLNKKIQGKNVGLLLPSTVAGAFINYSCLMLGKTLVNLNYTSELSSIKQAILQAEIKTIIASKKFVEKLKNKGIDVREIFDLVDVVYVEELKEKISKVSGLFTLLSIKFFPAFLLKPLYLTKIKKDDIVMILFSSGSEDLPKGIELTSDNILGNSQQIATIVNATHDDIIVGSLPLFHAFGIVVTTFLPLIEGIKCVAHPDPTDGFGLGKLIDEYKATIMFGTSTFYRLYTKNPKVNKAMFSSIRLAVAGAEKLRDEVRVDFKNKFEKEILEGYGTSETSPVVACNIPDTLSSDGSIQVGSKKGSVGMPIPGTIIKIVDPDSFKELETGEEGMIIISGIQVMKAYLKDEIKTSKVLKTINSKTFYITGDKGRVDKDGFITIVDRYSRFAKLGGEMISLASVEDKISKLLFEDENSEVDFIVTSIEDEKKGEKIILLISNVSEKEVAKLKDEIIKKFDNKLMIPSSIKIVEDIPKLGSGKKDFKRAKELAL; from the coding sequence ATGATAGGTAAAATAAATAATTTAGTAGTAATAAAATTCGCCTTTTTGTTTGTAGTATTTTGTAATGTTGTGGTTGATATTGCCCATAAAATATTTTTACAAAATATTGCTTTTAAGATATTTGATGGAAGTACTCAAGTAATTTGGATATCTATTATAAATGCTTTGATTCTTATTCCTTATGTACTTTTATTCACACTAAGTGGATACCTCTCAGACAAATATAATAAAAAAAATATTTTGATATATGGGGCTGTATCTTCCTTTTCATTATCAATTCTTATGATATTTGCTTATGCTATTTCAAACTTTTATTTAGCAATGTTTGTTTTGGTTTTATTAGCTACTCAAAGTGCTATATACTCACCTGCAAAATTTGGTTTGATTTTAGATATATATGGAAAGAAAAACCTATCAAGTGGAAACTCTGCCCTGCAAGCTATATCAATAATAGCAATACTTTTTTCAATAGCAGGAGCTTCATACTTTTTTGAAGGTTTTTATAATAGTAAGCATCTTGAATTATTAAGTACAAAAGAAGAACTTTTATATGCAATCTTACCTTTGACTTATTATATTTTGCCTGTGGCATTTTTAGAGATGTTTGTCTCTTTTCTAGTCTTAAGAAGAGTGAATACTTATTACAAAAGAGATGAAGAACTATCTTTAAATAAGAGTGAGTTATTAAAGGGAAAACTATTAGGTAAAAATATAAAAGTGTTATCTTCAAATAGTGTGATATTTTTATCAGTTATTGGGCTTTCTGTATTTTGGGGAATATCACAAGGTATGATGGCTGTTTTCCCATCTTTTGCAAAAGAGTATTTAAATGTTACTGATGTGTTTGTAATAAATGCAGTTATTGGAGTATCTGGAATTGGTATAGCAATAGGTTCTATACTTTATTCTAGAATTTCAAAACACTATATAGAAGTGGGAACTATACCTTTATCAGCTTTAGGAATGGCAACTACTATTTATACAGCAACTATAGCACAAAGTCCATTTCTAATAGGTGTCTCATTTTTCATTTTTGGAATATTTGGAGGAATGTTTGTTGTTCCTTTAAATGCTTTAATTCAATTTAATGCAAAGAAAAAGATATTAGGAACAATTTTAGCTGGTAATAATTGGTTTCATTCTGTTTCTATGTTTTTGATGTTGTGTATGACTACAGTTGTATCTTTTTATAATTTGGACCCATTAAATACAATATATCTGATTTTATTTATTACTATAGTTGGGACAGCTTATACAGTAATAAAATTACCTCAATCTTTAATCTTACTTTTTTTAAAAAGTGTTATTGGATTAAAGTATAAACTTGAAGTAAGTGGAATAAAAAATATTCCTTCAAGCGGTGGAGTACTTTTACTTGGGAATCATGTTTCATGGATAGATTGGGCAGTTGTACTGATGTCAGTTCCTAGGGAAGTTAAGTTTGTAATGCATAAACCAATTTATGAAAAATGGTACTTAAATTGGATTTTAAAGATGTTTAAAGCAATACCTATTGGAATTACAGGAAGCAAAAATACAATTAAAATAATTGCAAATGAGTTAGATAAAGGAAGTATAGTTGTACTTTTTCCTGAGGGAGGAATTACACGAAATGGCCATTTAGGAGAGTTTAAAAAAGGATTTGAAAAGATATTAGAACTAACTACTAGTGATGTACGAGTAGTTCCTTTTTATATAAGAGGTCTTTGGGAGACAGTTTTTTCAAGAGCTAGTAAAAAATACAAAAAATCATCTAAAGTAAATAGTGTAACCATATCATTTGGGAAAAGAGTTAAAAAAGAAAAAGCAAATGTAATAAGTGTAAAACAAGAGATTGTAAATCTTTCAACAATTGCATGGCAAGAACATATAAATAACCTAGCACCATTAAATGAAGTTATTTTTGATAGATTAAAATCTGTATCAAGTGAGATGATTTTTGCAGATTCTACGGGAGTAAATCTATCAGGTAATAAATTTCTCACAGCCTCAATTTTATTTAAAAATTTACTAAATAAAAAGATACAAGGAAAAAATGTAGGTTTACTTTTACCATCAACAGTAGCAGGAGCGTTTATAAATTATTCATGTCTGATGTTGGGAAAAACCCTTGTAAACTTAAACTATACAAGTGAGTTAAGCTCAATAAAGCAAGCTATCTTACAAGCAGAAATCAAAACAATAATTGCTTCAAAAAAATTTGTTGAAAAATTGAAAAATAAAGGTATAGATGTAAGGGAAATATTTGACTTAGTTGATGTAGTTTATGTGGAAGAGTTAAAAGAGAAGATATCAAAAGTATCTGGCTTATTTACTCTTCTTAGTATTAAATTTTTTCCAGCATTCTTATTAAAACCTCTTTATTTAACAAAAATCAAAAAAGATGATATTGTTATGATTTTATTCTCATCTGGAAGCGAAGATTTACCAAAGGGAATCGAACTTACAAGTGATAATATCTTGGGTAACTCACAACAAATAGCTACAATAGTAAATGCAACACATGATGATATTATTGTAGGTTCACTACCTTTATTTCATGCTTTTGGTATAGTTGTAACCACTTTTTTACCTTTGATTGAAGGGATTAAATGTGTAGCCCACCCAGATCCAACTGACGGCTTTGGATTGGGAAAACTAATTGATGAATATAAAGCTACAATTATGTTTGGAACATCAACATTTTATAGACTTTATACAAAAAATCCAAAAGTAAATAAAGCTATGTTTTCAAGTATTAGACTTGCAGTAGCTGGAGCTGAGAAATTAAGGGATGAGGTAAGAGTTGATTTTAAAAATAAGTTTGAAAAAGAGATTTTAGAAGGATATGGGACAAGTGAAACTTCTCCCGTAGTTGCTTGCAATATTCCAGATACATTATCAAGTGATGGTTCTATTCAAGTGGGATCAAAAAAAGGAAGTGTAGGTATGCCAATACCAGGAACAATCATAAAAATAGTAGATCCTGATAGTTTTAAAGAGTTAGAAACAGGTGAAGAGGGTATGATTATCATCTCTGGAATTCAAGTTATGAAAGCTTATTTAAAAGATGAAATAAAAACATCAAAAGTATTAAAAACAATCAATAGTAAAACTTTTTATATCACAGGTGACAAAGGAAGAGTTGATAAAGATGGTTTTATTACAATAGTAGACAGATATTCAAGGTTTGCAAAATTGGGTGGAGAAATGATAAGTTTAGCAAGTGTTGAAGATAAGATTTCAAAACTTTTATTTGAAGATGAAAACTCAGAAGTTGATTTTATAGTTACTTCCATAGAAGATGAAAAAAAAGGTGAAAAGATTATATTACTTATTTCTAATGTAAGTGAAAAAGAAGTTGCAAAGTTAAAAGATGAGATTATCAAAAAATTTGATAATAAATTAATGATTCCTTCAAGTATAAAAATTGTGGAAGATATACCAAAATTAGGAAGTGGGAAAAAGGATTTTAAAAGGGCAAAAGAATTAGCTTTATAA
- the rarD gene encoding EamA family transporter RarD, with product MHLSNERLGQLYAIFAFLFWGGLSPIYFKEVSSVEPIEILVYRVLFSVITLLPFFFFKKELIAFFNIIKDFRQIRNLFLSTLFVSINWLIFIWAITNNRILEASLGYYINPLVNVLFGFLFFNERMTKYQYLAIFIAILAILYQLITLGYIPIVSLSLAVSFAIYGMIRKKINVGSIVGLFVEVLLLLPFAGAYLIYIYNTKGIAFGENSGVYVSFMLVLAGLVTVIPLLLFNGAATRMKLATLGFFQYIAPTVSFFTAVFIYHEEFNFDKLVTFCLIWLALIIYSLDSFSKKKVKIK from the coding sequence GTGCACTTGAGTAATGAAAGATTAGGTCAACTTTATGCAATATTTGCATTTTTATTTTGGGGTGGTTTATCTCCAATATATTTTAAAGAAGTTTCTTCTGTAGAACCAATTGAGATATTAGTTTATAGAGTTTTATTTTCAGTTATTACCCTTTTGCCTTTTTTCTTTTTCAAAAAAGAACTTATTGCTTTTTTTAATATTATAAAAGATTTTAGGCAAATAAGAAACCTATTTTTATCTACACTTTTTGTATCAATAAATTGGCTTATATTTATTTGGGCAATAACAAATAATAGAATATTAGAGGCTTCACTTGGATATTATATAAATCCACTTGTAAATGTCTTATTTGGCTTTTTATTTTTCAATGAAAGAATGACAAAATATCAATATCTAGCAATCTTTATAGCTATCTTAGCGATATTATACCAGTTAATAACGTTAGGTTATATTCCAATAGTTTCTTTATCCTTAGCTGTCTCTTTTGCTATATATGGAATGATAAGAAAAAAAATAAATGTAGGTTCTATCGTAGGTCTATTTGTAGAAGTTCTTTTATTATTACCTTTTGCAGGTGCATATTTAATTTATATTTATAATACTAAAGGAATAGCTTTTGGTGAAAATAGTGGAGTTTATGTCTCTTTTATGCTAGTTCTTGCAGGGCTAGTAACTGTTATTCCCTTGTTATTATTTAATGGAGCAGCTACAAGAATGAAACTTGCTACATTAGGTTTTTTTCAATACATTGCTCCTACAGTTTCTTTTTTTACTGCTGTGTTTATCTATCATGAAGAGTTTAATTTTGATAAATTAGTAACCTTTTGTTTAATCTGGTTAGCTCTTATTATTTATTCATTAGATTCATTTTCAAAGAAAAAAGTTAAAATTAAATAA
- a CDS encoding Nif3-like dinuclear metal center hexameric protein, with amino-acid sequence MKIKEIYDYLDELSPFSLQEKWDNSGLVVGAFDEEINKVYISIDLDEELVSNMEENSLVITHHPLIFAPLKRVNFDSYSTKILRSLIQKNISLISMHTNIDKTHLNKYVGKEILGLNLENNEEYISYAKVNSSFDKFCEEISKKLNIEELKFVKCSDEVKRVALVTGAGMSMLSEVDADCFLTGDIKYHDAMDAKTRGISLIDIRHYESEQHFTELLYSLIEKYLKKNKLTAIMANSKNPFSFYNTRRNG; translated from the coding sequence ATGAAAATCAAAGAGATTTATGACTATTTAGATGAACTTTCACCTTTTTCTTTACAAGAAAAATGGGATAATTCAGGACTAGTTGTAGGTGCTTTTGATGAAGAGATAAATAAAGTTTATATTAGTATAGATTTAGATGAAGAATTAGTTTCTAATATGGAAGAAAATTCTTTAGTGATAACTCATCATCCTTTGATTTTTGCACCTTTGAAAAGAGTAAATTTTGATTCTTACTCTACAAAGATTTTAAGAAGTTTGATACAAAAAAATATTTCACTGATTTCAATGCACACAAATATTGATAAAACACATTTAAATAAATATGTTGGAAAAGAGATTTTAGGCCTAAATTTAGAAAATAATGAAGAATATATCTCATATGCCAAGGTAAATTCTTCATTTGATAAATTTTGTGAAGAAATTTCAAAAAAATTAAATATTGAAGAATTGAAATTTGTAAAATGTAGTGATGAGGTAAAAAGAGTTGCCTTAGTTACAGGGGCAGGAATGTCTATGCTATCGGAAGTTGATGCTGATTGTTTTTTAACAGGAGACATTAAATATCATGATGCAATGGATGCTAAAACAAGAGGAATATCATTAATTGATATAAGACATTATGAAAGTGAACAGCATTTTACAGAACTTTTATACTCTCTTATTGAAAAATATTTGAAAAAAAATAAATTAACAGCTATAATGGCGAATTCAAAAAATCCATTCAGTTTTTATAATACAAGGAGAAACGGTTGA
- a CDS encoding PepSY domain-containing protein, translating into MDIGTSSKYKKVNEDTLFYKAAWRWHFYAGIFVTPFMLLLAVTGMLMMYIGYFDGRDGERVTVPVPPNAIMLTLQEQSNIALATHPKGKLVEWIKASEPNRVNVFRIKDSDGSQSMVAVNPYNGEIVNEWLRRQGWYDLADAIHSDLLLGTIGDRILEIAAGFAIILIITGVYLWWPKDRKIRDSLIPKLSLKGRLFWKEVHVSLGVYVSIFFFLFLLSGMSWTGIWGGKIFQAWSTFPAQKWDNIPLSSETHASLNYGPSAGMPWAIEETPLPASGSKLGVDGTLPNKAVNIDSIERLAQRIGFEGRYRVSFPKGKTGVWTINQDTMNSDAQNPFADKTVHVDRYTGKVLAKVTFDDYSLAGKTMAVSIPIHMGLVTIWNLIINTIICLSVIILSITGVIMWWKRRPEKSGFKLVPPAIPSKLPHWHNAMILMLALSLFFPLVGITLVCVLLLDMFVLSRIPILKKIFK; encoded by the coding sequence ATGGATATAGGAACATCTAGTAAATATAAAAAAGTAAATGAAGATACACTTTTTTATAAAGCCGCTTGGCGCTGGCATTTTTATGCAGGAATATTTGTAACACCTTTTATGTTGTTACTTGCAGTAACTGGTATGCTTATGATGTATATTGGTTATTTTGATGGAAGAGATGGGGAGAGAGTAACTGTTCCTGTACCACCAAATGCTATTATGCTTACCTTACAAGAACAATCAAACATCGCACTAGCCACTCACCCAAAAGGAAAATTAGTAGAGTGGATAAAAGCCTCTGAACCAAATAGAGTAAATGTTTTTCGAATAAAAGATTCTGATGGTAGCCAATCTATGGTTGCAGTAAATCCATATAATGGAGAGATTGTAAATGAATGGCTAAGAAGACAAGGTTGGTATGATTTAGCTGATGCTATTCATAGTGATTTGCTTTTAGGAACTATTGGTGATAGGATATTAGAAATAGCTGCTGGCTTTGCTATTATTTTAATTATCACAGGAGTTTATCTTTGGTGGCCAAAGGATAGGAAAATAAGAGATTCTTTGATTCCAAAACTATCACTAAAAGGTCGTCTTTTTTGGAAAGAAGTACATGTCTCACTTGGAGTTTATGTATCTATTTTCTTTTTTCTATTTTTATTATCTGGTATGTCTTGGACTGGTATTTGGGGTGGAAAAATTTTCCAAGCATGGAGTACTTTCCCTGCCCAAAAGTGGGATAATATACCACTTTCTAGTGAAACTCATGCTTCATTAAACTATGGTCCATCAGCTGGAATGCCTTGGGCAATAGAAGAGACTCCTCTTCCTGCTTCTGGTTCAAAATTAGGAGTAGATGGGACACTTCCAAACAAAGCTGTAAATATAGATAGTATTGAAAGACTTGCCCAAAGAATTGGTTTTGAAGGAAGATATAGAGTATCTTTTCCAAAAGGAAAAACAGGTGTATGGACAATAAATCAAGATACCATGAATAGTGATGCTCAAAATCCTTTTGCAGACAAAACAGTCCATGTGGATAGATATACAGGAAAAGTTTTAGCAAAGGTTACTTTTGATGATTATTCACTTGCAGGTAAAACTATGGCTGTATCTATTCCTATTCATATGGGATTGGTAACTATTTGGAATCTTATAATTAATACAATAATTTGTCTATCAGTTATAATTTTAAGTATTACAGGTGTTATTATGTGGTGGAAAAGAAGACCTGAAAAATCTGGATTTAAATTAGTTCCTCCGGCTATTCCAAGTAAATTGCCCCATTGGCATAATGCTATGATTCTTATGTTAGCCCTTTCTTTATTTTTCCCATTAGTAGGTATTACTTTAGTTTGTGTTTTATTATTGGATATGTTTGTTTTATCTCGTATTCCAATACTTAAAAAAATATTTAAATAA
- the waaA gene encoding lipid IV(A) 3-deoxy-D-manno-octulosonic acid transferase — MSLFSIFYFLVSLLLYILAIPFILFKSKNKKYKKALPARFFLKDNNSFSESKIWFHVCSFGETKAIKPIIEALNEDVNISVITNTGFEEAEKLSKNVRFLPYELLLPFWIKKQKVLLVMEAELWYMLFLVAKIKKTKTILINARISDRSYSSYKKFSWFYKRIFKNIDKVFAQSEIDKNRLEELGATNIEVIGNIKLATLPKRTNKYKKTNEFIITAGSTHEKEEELILNSYEKEFGKLIIVPRHPERFEKVNLLINDFVKDKDITYHKFSLKNDFSSDIILVDVMGELNNIYEISDAVILGGAFEKIGGHNPVEPAFFNCRVISGKNYFNQKALFECIENYKIVENSQLKDIMRDIKNLKTASLKERGTIEPILREINGTR; from the coding sequence TTGAGCCTCTTTTCGATATTTTATTTTTTAGTATCTTTACTACTATATATTTTAGCAATCCCCTTTATTTTATTTAAGTCAAAAAACAAAAAATATAAAAAAGCTCTACCTGCAAGATTTTTTTTAAAAGATAATAACTCTTTTAGTGAATCAAAAATTTGGTTTCATGTTTGCTCTTTTGGTGAAACAAAAGCAATAAAACCAATTATTGAAGCTTTAAATGAAGATGTTAATATATCAGTTATTACAAATACAGGTTTTGAAGAGGCTGAAAAATTGAGTAAAAATGTTAGATTTTTGCCATATGAACTTTTACTTCCATTTTGGATAAAAAAACAAAAAGTTTTATTAGTGATGGAAGCAGAACTTTGGTATATGCTTTTTTTAGTTGCAAAAATTAAAAAAACAAAAACTATTTTGATAAATGCAAGAATTAGTGATAGATCATACTCTTCATATAAAAAGTTTTCTTGGTTTTATAAAAGAATTTTTAAAAATATTGATAAAGTATTTGCTCAAAGTGAAATTGACAAAAATAGACTTGAAGAGTTGGGTGCAACAAATATTGAGGTAATAGGAAATATAAAATTAGCTACATTACCAAAAAGAACTAATAAATACAAAAAAACAAATGAATTTATAATAACAGCTGGTAGCACCCATGAAAAAGAAGAAGAACTAATTTTAAATTCTTATGAAAAAGAGTTTGGGAAGTTGATTATTGTCCCCAGACACCCAGAAAGATTTGAGAAAGTAAATCTTCTTATAAATGATTTTGTAAAAGATAAAGATATTACTTATCATAAATTTTCCTTGAAAAATGATTTTTCAAGTGATATAATTTTAGTAGATGTTATGGGTGAGTTAAATAATATCTATGAAATATCAGATGCAGTTATACTTGGCGGGGCATTTGAAAAAATTGGTGGACACAATCCCGTTGAACCTGCATTTTTTAATTGCAGGGTGATAAGTGGTAAAAATTACTTTAATCAAAAAGCTCTTTTTGAGTGTATTGAGAATTATAAAATTGTAGAAAACTCTCAATTAAAAGATATAATGAGAGATATAAAAAATCTAAAAACAGCCTCTTTAAAAGAGAGGGGAACAATAGAACCAATATTAAGGGAAATAAATGGGACAAGATAA
- a CDS encoding zinc ribbon domain-containing protein, translating into MNKYLEDLIKLSKFDSKISSFEPQIDNEKEKLATFVEIAEEIKKGINDTYAQIDEIKSKRTKNNIHLAELKSKLDDISKKGAIVQTEKEVKALQLEEEIAKEQISFANEEIERLDKLSTVKEEELKELQDKLTEEETGIKELQVAVDSAIEEINKERNVVYQDRSELLADFDNKVLTFYEKIKRWAKDTAVVPVKKQACYGCFMKISDQTYAEVIKSEEIINCPHCGRIIYKEEETVEA; encoded by the coding sequence TTGAACAAGTATTTAGAGGATTTAATCAAATTATCAAAATTTGACAGCAAAATTAGTTCATTTGAACCACAAATTGACAACGAAAAAGAAAAATTAGCAACTTTTGTTGAGATAGCAGAAGAGATTAAAAAAGGTATAAATGACACTTATGCTCAAATTGATGAGATAAAATCAAAAAGAACTAAAAATAATATTCACTTAGCTGAATTAAAATCGAAATTAGATGATATATCTAAAAAAGGTGCAATAGTTCAAACAGAAAAAGAAGTTAAAGCTTTACAATTAGAAGAAGAGATTGCAAAAGAACAAATTTCATTTGCAAATGAAGAGATTGAAAGACTTGATAAACTATCAACTGTAAAAGAAGAAGAGTTAAAAGAGTTACAAGACAAATTAACTGAAGAAGAAACTGGAATAAAAGAGTTACAAGTAGCTGTTGATAGTGCTATAGAAGAGATTAATAAAGAAAGAAATGTTGTTTATCAAGATAGATCAGAATTATTAGCTGATTTTGACAATAAAGTTTTAACTTTCTATGAAAAAATCAAAAGATGGGCAAAAGATACAGCAGTTGTTCCTGTTAAAAAACAGGCTTGTTATGGTTGTTTTATGAAAATTAGTGATCAAACATATGCAGAAGTAATTAAATCAGAAGAAATTATCAATTGTCCACATTGTGGAAGAATAATTTATAAAGAAGAAGAAACTGTAGAGGCTTAA
- a CDS encoding RluA family pseudouridine synthase, with translation MGQDKAYKVLAKQENISNSKAKDLIDKGLVKVGDKKVLIARGDISENTKFIVKDVAPIKVIFQDDDILAVDKPAFLTADEVSRKFPNYLLLNRLDKETSGVMLFAKNEEFQTKAIREFKNNAVYKEYVAIVEGKVIDEIVVDKPILTIKNNKGVARSKVDIKKGKSAKTTVYPMLIEGNKSKIKVVIDTGRTHQIRVHLNYIDYPIIGDNVYGKPSPQVNRVLLHSKITKIFNYTFEAKVPREFNIYGL, from the coding sequence ATGGGACAAGATAAAGCTTATAAAGTATTAGCAAAACAAGAAAATATATCAAATAGTAAAGCGAAAGATTTGATTGATAAAGGCTTAGTAAAAGTTGGAGATAAAAAAGTTCTAATTGCAAGGGGTGACATCTCTGAAAATACAAAATTTATAGTAAAAGATGTAGCACCTATAAAAGTAATATTTCAAGATGATGATATCTTGGCTGTAGATAAACCAGCTTTTTTAACTGCAGATGAAGTGTCAAGAAAGTTTCCCAATTATTTATTATTAAATAGATTAGACAAAGAGACAAGTGGAGTTATGCTTTTTGCAAAAAATGAAGAGTTTCAAACAAAAGCTATAAGAGAGTTTAAAAATAATGCAGTATATAAAGAATATGTTGCTATAGTTGAGGGAAAAGTTATTGATGAAATTGTAGTTGATAAACCAATTTTAACTATTAAAAACAACAAAGGTGTTGCTAGAAGTAAAGTGGATATTAAAAAAGGTAAAAGCGCTAAAACTACAGTTTACCCAATGCTTATTGAAGGGAATAAATCAAAAATTAAAGTTGTGATTGATACAGGAAGAACTCATCAGATTAGAGTTCACTTAAATTATATTGACTATCCTATTATAGGTGATAATGTTTATGGGAAACCTTCACCTCAAGTAAATAGAGTTTTATTACACTCAAAAATAACTAAAATATTTAATTATACATTTGAAGCAAAGGTTCCTAGAGAATTTAACATCTATGGACTTTAA